In Bacillus toyonensis BCT-7112, a single window of DNA contains:
- a CDS encoding DUF4027 family protein, protein MKSFQNLSYSQGVSLICLGGFAASVTLAVLIKVFHQIF, encoded by the coding sequence ATGAAATCATTTCAAAATTTATCATATAGTCAAGGGGTAAGCTTAATTTGTTTAGGGGGATTTGCTGCATCTGTTACGTTAGCTGTATTAATAAAGGTATTTCATCAAATTTTTTAA
- the glpT gene encoding glycerol-3-phosphate transporter, translating to MFFTQLFKPAPHAERLPADRIDSEYRKLRLQVFLGIFIGYAGYYFVRKNFSLAMPYLIEQGFSKGELGVILSAVSIAYGLSKFLMGIVSDRCNPRYFLAAGLFLSGIINIIFGSFSFITTSIILMFVLQFLNGWVQGMGWPPCGRTMVHWFSISERGTKMSIWNVAHNVGGALMPSLVTLGLYFFANDWKSIFYFPGILSILVGIYVLITMRDTPQSCGLPSIEEHTGEYPSGEKVKDRERELSVKEILFKYVLNNKFLWYIAIANVFVYFVRYGVVDWAPTYLVEEKSFTHSSSRTAYALYEWAGIPGTLLCGWMSDKLFKGRRAPAGILFMVGVFIAVLVYWLNPAGHPIIDSIALVSIGFLIYGPVMLIGLHALDLAPKKAAGTAAGLTGFFGYLGGATFASAAMGFIVDAFGWDGGFILLLVSCVLAMFFLALTLNTGSAKSKQA from the coding sequence ATGTTTTTCACACAATTATTTAAACCTGCGCCCCATGCAGAACGCTTACCAGCTGATCGCATTGATAGCGAATACCGTAAATTACGTTTACAAGTATTTTTAGGTATCTTCATCGGTTATGCAGGTTACTACTTTGTTCGAAAAAATTTTTCACTAGCAATGCCATACTTAATTGAACAAGGCTTTAGTAAAGGGGAACTTGGGGTTATCCTTTCAGCAGTATCTATCGCTTACGGATTAAGTAAATTTCTTATGGGTATCGTATCCGACCGTTGTAATCCTCGCTACTTTTTAGCAGCTGGGCTATTTTTATCAGGTATCATTAATATTATTTTCGGCTCATTTTCTTTCATTACAACGAGCATTATACTTATGTTTGTACTTCAATTTTTAAATGGATGGGTACAAGGGATGGGATGGCCTCCTTGTGGTCGTACGATGGTTCACTGGTTCTCTATTAGTGAACGTGGTACAAAAATGTCTATTTGGAACGTCGCTCATAACGTCGGCGGCGCACTTATGCCTTCTCTCGTTACATTAGGCTTATACTTCTTTGCAAATGACTGGAAAAGTATATTTTACTTCCCAGGTATTCTTTCAATTTTAGTTGGTATTTATGTATTAATTACGATGAGAGATACACCCCAATCTTGTGGATTACCTTCTATTGAGGAACATACTGGCGAATATCCATCAGGTGAAAAAGTGAAAGATCGCGAACGCGAACTTTCGGTAAAAGAAATTTTATTTAAATACGTACTAAACAATAAATTTTTATGGTACATCGCTATCGCGAACGTTTTCGTATATTTCGTACGTTACGGCGTTGTAGACTGGGCTCCTACTTATTTAGTAGAGGAAAAAAGCTTTACTCATAGTAGCTCACGTACAGCTTACGCTCTATATGAATGGGCTGGTATTCCAGGTACACTTCTTTGCGGATGGATGAGTGATAAACTATTTAAAGGACGCCGCGCACCTGCTGGTATTTTATTTATGGTCGGTGTATTCATTGCCGTTCTTGTTTACTGGCTAAATCCTGCTGGTCACCCAATCATTGATAGTATCGCACTTGTTTCCATTGGATTTTTAATTTACGGACCTGTTATGCTAATTGGTCTTCACGCACTTGACTTAGCACCAAAGAAAGCTGCTGGAACTGCAGCAGGCCTAACTGGTTTCTTTGGTTACCTAGGCGGAGCTACTTTTGCTAGCGCAGCTATGGGCTTTATTGTAGATGCATTCGGATGGGATGGCGGATTCATTTTATTACTTGTATCTTGCGTACTTGCAATGTTCTTCCTTGCCCTTACTTTAAATACAGGATCTGCAAAGTCAAAACAAGCTTAA
- a CDS encoding MDR family MFS transporter produces the protein MEQQGNTNRKLLLIGLVIAMLFAALDGTIVGTAMPRIVGELGGLSLMTWLTTAYMLTSTTVVPIAGKLADLLGRRNVYITGLVIFMIGSALCGMANGMTELIIFRGIQGLGGGIMMPMAMIIIGDMFTGKERAKWQGIFGALYGLASVIGPQVGGWIVDAVNWRWVFYINLPVGILATIFIAMGLKSHKQTGPIKIDIAGIFTMILGVVSLLLALTFGGKDYAWDSWQIIGLFALAVIGIVSFVIVETKAEEPILPMHFFKNRTFTILNAIGFFMSIGMFGAIMFVPFFMQGIVGVSAAESGTIMTPMMITMIVMSIIGGQLVLKVGVKPQIIAGMLIMAGGFWLLTTMDMHTTKLTATSYMMVIGLGMGLVMPTLTLALQESFPKKDLGVVTSSSQFFRQIGGTFGITILGSIMNNTSGTTLTNKLVPVLDTFPKEAGQMVTKFKDMIHTDPQGLYSMLFSPEALKQMPEAFANSIVPILKNSLVDSLHTVFLTGLVFIVVGAIFTIFLQKIKLSDRKKDAEKPAVEEQEKTVSYS, from the coding sequence ATGGAGCAACAAGGCAATACAAATAGAAAGTTGTTGTTAATTGGTTTAGTAATTGCGATGCTATTTGCTGCGTTAGACGGAACAATCGTTGGTACAGCGATGCCGCGTATCGTTGGTGAACTTGGCGGACTAAGCTTAATGACATGGTTAACAACAGCTTATATGTTAACATCAACGACAGTCGTACCAATTGCAGGTAAATTAGCGGATTTACTTGGGCGTCGTAACGTATATATAACAGGGCTAGTTATTTTTATGATTGGTTCAGCGTTATGTGGTATGGCAAATGGTATGACAGAATTAATTATTTTCCGTGGTATTCAAGGTCTTGGTGGCGGTATTATGATGCCGATGGCTATGATTATTATTGGAGACATGTTCACGGGAAAAGAACGTGCGAAATGGCAAGGTATTTTTGGTGCGTTATACGGTCTTGCTTCTGTAATTGGACCACAAGTTGGTGGTTGGATTGTAGACGCAGTGAACTGGAGATGGGTATTCTACATTAACTTGCCAGTCGGTATTTTAGCAACAATCTTTATCGCAATGGGATTAAAATCACATAAACAAACGGGACCAATTAAAATTGATATCGCTGGAATCTTTACGATGATTCTTGGTGTTGTAAGTTTATTACTTGCGTTAACGTTTGGCGGAAAAGATTACGCATGGGATTCTTGGCAAATTATCGGTTTATTTGCACTAGCTGTAATTGGTATCGTTAGTTTCGTTATCGTTGAAACGAAAGCTGAAGAACCAATTTTACCGATGCATTTCTTTAAAAACCGTACGTTTACAATACTTAATGCGATTGGATTCTTTATGAGTATCGGAATGTTCGGTGCGATTATGTTCGTACCATTCTTCATGCAAGGTATTGTAGGAGTAAGTGCTGCTGAGTCGGGAACGATTATGACACCGATGATGATTACAATGATTGTTATGAGTATTATTGGTGGGCAACTTGTATTAAAAGTCGGTGTAAAACCACAAATTATCGCAGGTATGCTTATTATGGCTGGTGGTTTCTGGTTATTAACAACGATGGATATGCACACAACTAAACTGACTGCAACTTCTTATATGATGGTTATCGGTTTAGGAATGGGTCTTGTAATGCCGACATTAACATTAGCGTTACAAGAAAGCTTCCCGAAAAAAGACCTTGGTGTCGTAACATCATCAAGTCAGTTTTTCCGTCAAATCGGTGGGACATTCGGTATTACAATTTTAGGATCAATTATGAATAACACGTCAGGTACAACATTAACAAATAAGTTAGTACCTGTATTAGATACATTCCCGAAAGAAGCGGGACAAATGGTAACAAAATTTAAAGATATGATTCATACAGACCCACAAGGTTTATATTCGATGCTATTTAGTCCAGAGGCATTAAAACAAATGCCAGAAGCATTTGCTAACAGTATCGTACCAATTTTGAAAAATTCTTTAGTAGACTCACTTCATACTGTATTCTTAACAGGATTAGTATTTATCGTAGTAGGCGCTATTTTTACGATTTTCTTACAGAAAATTAAACTGTCGGATCGTAAAAAAGATGCTGAAAAGCCTGCTGTAGAAGAACAAGAAAAAACTGTATCATATTCGTAA
- a CDS encoding SulP family inorganic anion transporter — protein MFQTIKNDWFSNVRGDVLSGIVVALALIPEAIAFSVIAGVDPTVGLYAAFCIAVTISFVGGRTGMISAATGAMALLMVTLVKDHGLQYLFATTILTGIVQIIFGVFKLSSFMKFVPKSVMSGFLNSLGILVFTAQLPHFKNATWQMYALVVLGLAIIYLFPRITTAVPSTLISIIIVTSIALMSGLQLKTVGDMGSLPKELPFFSIPDVPFTLETLGIILPYAVMLAIIGLLESLLTASVLDDMTHTESNKHKEARGQGIANIVAGFFGGMAGCAMIGQSVINIKSGGRGRLSTFVAGGFLIVLLFVLGDYVVHIPMAALVAVMIMVSIGTFDWNSVATIHKVPKGNAFVMIVTVVVVLITHNLGLGVIIGTVISAVLFAFNMAKIHVKHLYIENKKIYEIHGQLFFASTADFINAFSFDEDVKEIEMNFTHAHVWDDSAVAAIDKVIMKYEQSGVKVSITGLNERSSKLVANLATYNKRIAS, from the coding sequence TTGTTTCAAACGATAAAAAATGACTGGTTTTCTAATGTGAGAGGGGACGTGTTATCAGGAATTGTCGTTGCTTTAGCATTAATCCCTGAAGCGATAGCCTTCTCTGTTATTGCAGGCGTGGATCCGACAGTTGGACTATACGCCGCCTTTTGTATTGCAGTTACCATTTCATTTGTTGGCGGAAGAACTGGAATGATTTCAGCTGCAACAGGTGCAATGGCATTATTAATGGTAACGCTCGTTAAAGATCATGGTTTGCAATATTTATTTGCTACAACAATATTAACAGGTATTGTCCAAATTATTTTTGGCGTGTTCAAACTGAGCTCATTTATGAAGTTTGTTCCGAAATCTGTTATGAGTGGTTTTTTAAATTCACTTGGAATTTTAGTTTTTACAGCGCAATTGCCACATTTTAAAAATGCAACTTGGCAAATGTATGCACTCGTTGTATTAGGACTTGCAATTATATATTTATTTCCACGTATTACAACGGCTGTGCCGTCTACGCTTATTTCAATTATTATTGTGACGAGTATTGCACTTATGAGCGGATTACAGTTGAAAACAGTAGGAGATATGGGAAGCCTGCCGAAAGAATTACCGTTCTTTAGTATTCCTGACGTGCCTTTTACACTTGAGACATTAGGGATTATTTTACCTTATGCAGTTATGCTTGCAATTATCGGTTTACTAGAATCATTATTAACAGCTTCAGTTTTAGATGATATGACGCATACGGAAAGTAATAAACATAAAGAGGCACGTGGACAAGGGATTGCGAACATTGTTGCTGGATTTTTCGGAGGAATGGCAGGATGTGCAATGATTGGCCAATCTGTTATTAACATTAAGTCAGGTGGACGAGGGCGTTTATCAACATTTGTAGCGGGCGGATTTTTAATCGTATTACTATTTGTTTTAGGTGATTATGTTGTTCATATTCCGATGGCAGCTTTAGTTGCAGTTATGATTATGGTTTCAATTGGAACATTTGATTGGAACTCTGTAGCGACGATTCATAAAGTGCCAAAAGGAAATGCGTTCGTCATGATCGTAACGGTTGTCGTTGTTCTTATCACCCACAATCTAGGATTAGGCGTGATCATCGGGACAGTAATTAGTGCTGTTTTATTTGCATTCAACATGGCAAAGATTCACGTGAAACATTTATATATTGAAAATAAGAAAATATACGAAATTCATGGCCAACTATTCTTCGCATCTACGGCAGATTTTATAAATGCTTTTTCATTTGATGAAGATGTAAAAGAAATTGAAATGAACTTTACTCATGCACACGTATGGGATGATTCAGCAGTGGCCGCAATTGATAAAGTTATCATGAAGTATGAACAAAGTGGTGTGAAAGTAAGTATAACGGGATTAAATGAACGTAGCTCAAAACTTGTTGCAAATTTAGCAACTTATAATAAAAGAATTGCTAGTTAA
- a CDS encoding MarR family winged helix-turn-helix transcriptional regulator, translated as MPNDMTHIDKIQALTFAIGKKMQTELLEQMQASGLTPPQFYILKILDHYGASRATQLAEKMYVKPSVITVMIDRLIDHELVERYHDDNDRRVVVIELTKKGKNTVKEAMAARNEHIAKYFSQLELQEREDLLRLFEKLETIICGTQEKKENK; from the coding sequence ATGCCAAATGATATGACTCATATTGATAAGATTCAAGCTCTTACATTCGCTATAGGAAAGAAAATGCAAACAGAGCTATTGGAACAAATGCAAGCATCAGGACTTACACCACCGCAATTTTATATTTTAAAGATTTTAGATCATTACGGAGCTTCAAGAGCGACACAATTGGCGGAGAAAATGTATGTAAAACCGAGCGTCATTACAGTAATGATCGACCGTTTAATTGATCATGAGTTAGTAGAGCGTTATCACGATGATAATGATCGCCGTGTTGTTGTCATTGAGCTAACGAAAAAGGGGAAAAATACAGTAAAAGAGGCGATGGCAGCTCGTAATGAGCATATCGCAAAATACTTTTCACAATTAGAATTACAAGAACGAGAAGATTTGTTGCGCCTCTTTGAAAAGTTAGAAACCATTATTTGCGGGACACAAGAGAAAAAAGAGAATAAATAA
- the rbsK gene encoding ribokinase has translation MPNIAVVGSISMDLVAVSKKRPKAGETVIGEAFHTIPGGKGANQAVAAARLGANVAMVGAVGNDDYGTVVRKNLENERVFIDYVVPVTDRTTGIAHIVLAEEDNSIVVVQGANALVNESVVNRSKDLLVKADMVVLQLEIPLETVKNVLSICEEHKIPVMLNPAPAQVLSEDILEKATYITPNEHECRIVLDDFTSPIEDLLAKYPNKLLMTEGSNGVRFHNGTEILHIPSIAVDVVDTTGAGDTFNGALAVALSEGETLQKAIRFANIAGGLSVTKLGAQGGMPTRDRVREVQVIVG, from the coding sequence ATGCCAAATATTGCAGTAGTAGGTAGTATTTCAATGGACTTAGTGGCTGTTTCAAAGAAACGGCCGAAAGCAGGAGAAACAGTAATTGGTGAAGCATTTCATACGATCCCAGGAGGGAAAGGGGCGAACCAAGCAGTTGCTGCAGCTAGATTAGGTGCCAATGTAGCAATGGTTGGAGCAGTAGGAAATGATGATTACGGAACAGTAGTTAGAAAAAATTTAGAGAACGAACGTGTTTTTATCGACTATGTGGTACCGGTTACAGATAGAACGACAGGAATTGCTCATATCGTTTTAGCAGAAGAGGATAACAGTATTGTTGTCGTACAAGGAGCAAATGCTCTTGTGAATGAATCGGTTGTAAATCGTTCAAAAGATCTTCTCGTAAAAGCTGATATGGTTGTTCTACAATTAGAGATTCCGCTTGAAACAGTAAAGAATGTTCTATCTATTTGCGAAGAACATAAAATTCCAGTTATGTTGAATCCAGCGCCAGCACAAGTGTTATCAGAAGACATATTAGAAAAGGCAACGTATATTACGCCAAATGAACATGAGTGCCGCATTGTATTAGATGATTTTACATCACCAATTGAAGATTTACTGGCGAAATATCCAAATAAACTATTGATGACAGAAGGTTCTAACGGTGTTCGTTTCCATAATGGTACGGAGATTCTACATATTCCTAGCATTGCTGTTGATGTAGTGGATACGACTGGAGCTGGTGATACATTTAATGGTGCGTTAGCAGTTGCACTTTCTGAAGGAGAAACGCTTCAAAAAGCAATTCGTTTTGCGAATATTGCTGGAGGCCTTTCTGTAACAAAACTTGGGGCACAAGGCGGTATGCCGACGAGAGATAGAGTACGTGAAGTGCAGGTGATTGTCGGATGA
- the rbsD gene encoding D-ribose pyranase, with protein MKKHGVLNSEIAAVLASLGHTDTLVIADCGLPIPDGVKRIDLAVELGKPSFLDVLQVVADDMAIEKVTLAEEVIINNAEVNKEIELQLKEPAFEYVSHEQFKENTKKAKAIIRTGEATPYANVILHAGVIF; from the coding sequence ATGAAAAAGCACGGTGTATTAAACAGTGAGATTGCGGCAGTCCTGGCTTCACTCGGACATACAGATACGCTTGTAATTGCTGATTGCGGATTACCGATTCCTGATGGAGTAAAGCGAATTGATTTAGCTGTTGAACTTGGAAAGCCGAGTTTTTTAGATGTATTACAAGTTGTAGCTGATGATATGGCAATTGAAAAAGTGACGTTAGCAGAAGAAGTCATTATCAATAATGCGGAAGTAAATAAAGAGATTGAGCTGCAATTAAAAGAACCAGCATTTGAATATGTATCACATGAACAATTTAAAGAAAATACAAAAAAAGCGAAGGCAATTATCCGTACAGGAGAGGCTACGCCTTATGCCAATGTAATTTTGCATGCAGGCGTGATTTTTTAA
- the rbsR gene encoding ribose operon transcriptional repressor RbsR translates to MSTIKDVAKLAGVSVATVSRVLNKNGYVHEDTLKKVERAIEMLDYKPSTVARSLYNKKSRLIGLVVPNIVNPFFPEVARAVEDVAHKQGYTVVLCNSDESLEKEKQYIDVLRQNNVDGFIVATNPQNSINYMNLSVPVVAIDRMFNERIPTVYADNYAGSQDATRLLIDKGCKHIAHIRGPRDVSTANERFEGFVDIITQNNLSYMIAESTFDPANSERVAMELLEEYPHIDGIVAGNDLIAIGIVKAALQKGMAIPDDLQIIGFDGISLTEMMYPSITTVAQPIYEMGKIATELLLEQMEGNALEEKHYRLPIKIIERNTTK, encoded by the coding sequence ATGAGTACGATTAAAGACGTTGCGAAATTAGCGGGAGTATCTGTTGCGACCGTTTCCAGAGTGTTAAATAAAAATGGATATGTTCATGAGGATACGTTAAAGAAAGTAGAACGAGCAATTGAAATGCTAGATTATAAACCTAGTACAGTAGCGCGTTCTTTATATAATAAAAAATCTCGTTTAATTGGGTTAGTAGTTCCAAATATCGTGAATCCATTCTTTCCAGAAGTTGCACGTGCCGTAGAAGATGTAGCACATAAACAAGGTTACACAGTTGTCCTTTGTAACTCTGATGAAAGTTTAGAAAAAGAGAAACAATACATTGATGTACTTAGACAAAATAATGTAGATGGATTTATTGTAGCAACGAATCCACAAAATAGTATAAATTACATGAATTTATCAGTTCCAGTCGTTGCGATTGACCGTATGTTTAATGAGCGTATTCCTACTGTATATGCTGATAACTATGCAGGAAGTCAGGATGCGACAAGGTTGTTAATAGATAAAGGATGCAAACATATTGCACATATTCGTGGACCACGTGATGTAAGTACAGCGAATGAGCGTTTTGAAGGTTTTGTAGATATCATTACGCAAAATAATCTTTCATATATGATTGCAGAGAGTACATTTGACCCAGCAAATAGTGAGCGTGTAGCAATGGAATTATTAGAAGAATACCCGCATATTGATGGTATTGTTGCTGGGAATGATTTAATTGCAATTGGTATTGTAAAGGCTGCACTTCAAAAAGGAATGGCTATTCCTGACGATTTACAAATTATCGGATTCGATGGAATTTCTTTAACAGAAATGATGTATCCATCTATTACAACTGTTGCACAGCCAATATATGAGATGGGGAAAATTGCAACAGAGTTGTTGTTAGAGCAAATGGAAGGAAATGCATTGGAAGAGAAACACTATCGTTTACCGATTAAAATTATAGAAAGAAATACAACGAAGTAA
- a CDS encoding response regulator transcription factor, translating to MIDILLVDDEPRMLELLTLYLTPIGYNCVCATSGEEAILHIENRNFKFVLLDIMMPKMDGWETCKKIRSFSNIPIIMVTARDQTVDVVQGLKIGADDYVTKPFHEEELFARIEAVLRRTNEHKQIQYHGIVWDETKHFISVHNEELLLTPIEFSLLGLFLRHVNYVLNRDQLIERIWGLNTNTEDRTVDSHIRNLRDKLRKANFPIDHHLKTVYGVGYRWIDTEQ from the coding sequence ATGATTGATATACTGCTCGTAGACGATGAACCGAGAATGCTTGAATTATTAACGCTTTATCTTACACCAATTGGATATAACTGCGTATGTGCGACTTCAGGAGAAGAAGCTATTTTACATATAGAAAATCGAAACTTTAAATTTGTTTTACTCGATATTATGATGCCAAAGATGGACGGATGGGAAACGTGCAAAAAAATCCGCTCATTTAGTAACATTCCTATTATTATGGTTACAGCTCGTGATCAAACAGTAGATGTCGTTCAAGGATTAAAAATTGGAGCCGATGATTACGTAACGAAACCTTTCCATGAAGAAGAACTTTTCGCAAGAATTGAAGCCGTTTTAAGACGTACAAATGAACATAAACAAATCCAATATCACGGTATTGTATGGGATGAAACAAAACACTTCATTTCTGTCCATAATGAAGAACTCCTTCTCACACCAATTGAATTTTCTTTACTCGGATTATTTTTACGCCATGTGAACTACGTATTAAACCGTGATCAGCTCATCGAACGAATTTGGGGGTTAAACACAAATACAGAAGATCGCACAGTCGATTCACATATTCGTAATTTACGTGATAAATTGCGAAAAGCAAATTTCCCTATTGATCATCATTTAAAAACCGTGTATGGAGTAGGTTATCGATGGATTGATACTGAACAGTAA
- a CDS encoding cell wall-binding repeat-containing protein, whose translation MKKVTRVFGITIITAVGLAACGQTNDMEHKNHESTKEKKTEQKEMKMNQEVTAPKEMNKGASNDLLTTSLKNITRLNTNDPLQMAVLTSQTIWPATHKENQPGAIILVPVNEWQLGIASADLIHHPNNGPILFIEKEKVPEMTLKEIKRLNPLGTKDGTQIMVMGDVGASILEQLKEYKVKQIKETDPAIFAKDVDKEYADITGSYPNSVIVGSSEEEGRLYTTPAVNWISHMPEPLLYTEKNKVPEATIEALKMRKDKVNIYVLGPEKIVSKEVERELSKYGKVTRISGETPVENSIAFAKFKDEKTKFGWGFTKPGHGLSFVSSETPDLAIAGAPFSHMGKHAPVVLLGEGKASQPVYDFLASIQPKFKDDPTLGPYNHGFLLGSTSNISFETQGILDERLEIIQESGQGHGGH comes from the coding sequence GTGAAAAAAGTGACCCGAGTTTTTGGGATAACAATAATTACAGCGGTTGGTCTTGCAGCATGTGGGCAAACGAATGATATGGAACATAAAAATCATGAATCTACAAAAGAGAAGAAAACAGAGCAAAAAGAGATGAAAATGAATCAAGAGGTAACTGCGCCGAAAGAAATGAATAAAGGGGCATCTAATGATTTATTAACAACAAGTTTAAAAAATATAACGAGATTAAATACAAATGATCCATTGCAAATGGCAGTACTAACTTCGCAAACGATATGGCCAGCAACGCATAAAGAGAATCAGCCAGGCGCTATTATTTTAGTACCAGTAAATGAGTGGCAATTAGGTATTGCGAGTGCGGATCTTATTCACCATCCGAATAATGGGCCGATTTTATTTATAGAAAAAGAAAAGGTACCTGAAATGACGTTAAAAGAAATAAAACGATTAAATCCGCTCGGAACGAAAGATGGAACACAAATTATGGTGATGGGGGATGTAGGTGCATCTATCCTTGAGCAATTAAAAGAATATAAAGTAAAGCAAATAAAAGAAACGGATCCAGCTATATTTGCTAAAGATGTTGATAAAGAATATGCCGATATAACAGGAAGCTATCCAAATAGCGTTATTGTCGGTTCGTCTGAAGAAGAAGGACGTTTGTATACAACACCAGCTGTAAACTGGATTTCTCATATGCCAGAGCCACTACTCTATACAGAAAAGAATAAAGTGCCAGAAGCGACAATTGAGGCGTTAAAGATGAGAAAAGATAAAGTGAATATATATGTGTTAGGACCAGAGAAAATCGTTTCAAAAGAAGTAGAACGAGAGTTAAGTAAATATGGGAAAGTAACGCGTATTAGTGGAGAGACACCAGTAGAAAATTCTATCGCATTTGCGAAGTTTAAAGATGAAAAAACAAAATTCGGCTGGGGATTCACAAAACCAGGTCACGGTTTGTCATTTGTTTCAAGCGAAACACCAGACTTAGCAATTGCAGGAGCACCTTTTTCACATATGGGTAAACACGCACCTGTTGTCTTGCTGGGGGAAGGTAAAGCTTCACAACCAGTTTATGACTTCCTTGCTAGTATTCAGCCGAAGTTTAAAGATGACCCAACACTGGGACCATATAACCATGGCTTCCTTTTAGGTAGTACGAGTAATATTTCATTTGAAACACAAGGAATATTAGATGAGAGATTAGAGATTATCCAAGAGAGTGGTCAAGGTCACGGTGGACATTAA
- a CDS encoding universal stress protein, protein MYKQIILACDGSEHALRAAEHAIHIAKCSEEANVEIVYVVDNRTAKSDIIHGQTDFETISASRKDKLKEIEGLLKEEKISYKFTILHGDPGDTLVQYVNTGDIDLVIAGSRGLNTLQEMMLGSVSHKIAKRVKCPVMIIK, encoded by the coding sequence ATGTACAAACAAATTATATTAGCATGTGATGGTTCTGAACATGCACTTCGGGCAGCGGAGCATGCAATACATATTGCGAAATGTAGTGAAGAAGCAAATGTTGAAATTGTATATGTCGTAGATAATAGAACAGCAAAATCAGATATTATACACGGACAAACAGATTTTGAAACAATATCAGCTAGTCGGAAAGATAAATTAAAAGAGATTGAAGGATTATTAAAGGAAGAGAAGATTTCTTATAAATTTACGATTCTGCATGGTGATCCTGGTGATACGCTCGTTCAATATGTAAATACAGGGGATATAGATCTTGTTATTGCTGGGAGCAGAGGATTAAATACATTACAAGAAATGATGCTTGGTAGCGTAAGTCATAAAATAGCAAAACGAGTGAAATGTCCAGTAATGATTATAAAATAA